The following proteins are co-located in the Armatimonadota bacterium genome:
- the map gene encoding type I methionyl aminopeptidase produces the protein MIILKTRAEIAKMREAGRILARAQRIAGEMLRPGITTEELDAEIHRVITEAGASPSFLGYNGFPKSACISVNEEVVHGIPGKRKVKEGDIVGIDIGVYLDEYHADAARTFAVGEVTPEVAKLLKVTEDALMLAINMIKPGKRLGDICAAIQKHAESHGFSVVRELSGHGIGQSLHEEPSVPNFGRMGTGPKLKEGMTLAIEPMVNIGTPKVKILSDDWTVVTADGKCSAQFEHTIAIGKNSAEILTLE, from the coding sequence ATGATCATTCTTAAGACCCGCGCCGAAATCGCGAAAATGCGAGAAGCGGGCCGGATATTGGCGCGTGCGCAACGAATCGCGGGCGAAATGTTGCGTCCCGGCATCACCACAGAAGAACTTGATGCCGAAATCCATCGAGTTATCACCGAAGCTGGCGCAAGTCCGAGCTTCTTGGGCTATAACGGATTCCCAAAGTCGGCATGTATTTCGGTCAACGAAGAGGTTGTGCATGGGATCCCCGGCAAGCGCAAAGTGAAAGAAGGCGACATCGTCGGCATCGATATCGGTGTATATCTCGATGAGTACCACGCCGATGCCGCTCGGACTTTTGCCGTCGGTGAAGTCACGCCAGAAGTCGCGAAGCTCTTGAAGGTAACCGAGGACGCCTTGATGCTCGCGATCAACATGATCAAACCCGGAAAGAGGCTCGGCGATATTTGCGCTGCTATCCAAAAGCATGCCGAAAGTCACGGCTTTTCTGTTGTCCGCGAGTTGTCTGGACATGGGATCGGACAAAGCCTACATGAAGAACCGAGCGTTCCGAATTTTGGCCGCATGGGAACGGGGCCAAAGCTCAAAGAAGGCATGACGCTAGCCATCGAGCCGATGGTCAATATCGGAACTCCAAAAGTAAAGATTTTGAGCGATGATTGGACAGTGGTGACCGCGGACGGTAAATGTTCAGCTCAGTTCGAACACACCATCGCAATCGGCAAGAATTCAGCTGAAATCTTAACTTTGGAATAG
- the infA gene encoding translation initiation factor IF-1: MRKGFQPRKKKENSDKEEGIELDGVVIENLPNVKFRVQLDEGDMVILAHISGNMRRHWIRILPGDRVKVEVSPYDLTKGRITYRYK, encoded by the coding sequence TTGCGTAAAGGTTTTCAACCAAGAAAGAAAAAAGAAAATTCAGATAAGGAAGAAGGCATTGAGCTTGATGGCGTGGTCATTGAGAATTTGCCAAATGTGAAGTTTCGGGTTCAGTTGGATGAGGGTGATATGGTCATTCTCGCTCACATTAGCGGCAATATGCGCCGCCACTGGATTCGTATTTTGCCCGGTGATCGTGTAAAAGTTGAAGTATCACCGTACGACCTTACAAAGGGTCGCATCACCTACCGCTACAAGTAA
- the rpmJ gene encoding 50S ribosomal protein L36, with translation MKVRASVKKICEKCKIIKRSGVVRVICENPKHKQRQG, from the coding sequence ATGAAAGTCAGGGCTAGTGTAAAGAAGATTTGCGAAAAGTGCAAGATCATCAAGCGTTCCGGTGTGGTGCGCGTGATCTGCGAGAACCCAAAGCACAAGCAGCGACAAGGTTAA
- the rpsM gene encoding 30S ribosomal protein S13: MARIAGVDLPRDKAIAYALPLIYGLGMKTAAEVIEKAGLDPTTRVRDLNEHEIGKLREIIDADYQVEGDLRREVYANIRRLIEIGSYRGLRHRRGLPTRGQRTRSNARTRKGKAKTVAGKKKVKK; this comes from the coding sequence GTGGCTCGTATAGCTGGTGTAGATTTACCGCGCGACAAGGCAATTGCCTATGCCTTGCCGTTGATTTATGGTCTTGGAATGAAGACCGCCGCGGAAGTGATTGAAAAGGCGGGACTAGATCCAACTACCCGTGTTCGTGATTTGAACGAGCACGAGATTGGAAAGCTCCGCGAAATCATTGACGCAGATTATCAAGTCGAGGGCGACCTTCGACGAGAGGTCTACGCCAACATTCGCCGACTGATCGAAATCGGTTCCTACCGAGGGCTTCGACACCGACGTGGACTGCCAACTCGGGGCCAACGCACCCGAAGCAATGCCCGAACTCGAAAGGGTAAGGCCAAGACCGTTGCCGGCAAGAAGAAGGTCAAAAAGTAA
- the rpsK gene encoding 30S ribosomal protein S11: MARKQNVRGKVKEKRQVAQGMAYIQSTFNNTIVSITDPQGNVLCWASAGNVGFKGSRKGTPFAAQMAAETCAKKAAEHGMRKVDVRVCGPGGGRETAIRSLQANGLEVQTIQDVTPLPHNGCRPPKKRRV; this comes from the coding sequence ATGGCTAGAAAGCAAAACGTACGCGGAAAGGTTAAGGAAAAACGCCAAGTTGCCCAAGGCATGGCCTATATCCAAAGCACTTTCAACAACACCATCGTTTCGATCACTGACCCGCAAGGCAATGTCCTTTGCTGGGCAAGTGCTGGCAATGTTGGATTCAAGGGAAGCCGAAAAGGCACTCCATTCGCCGCTCAAATGGCTGCAGAAACCTGCGCTAAGAAGGCTGCCGAGCACGGCATGCGAAAGGTGGATGTCCGTGTTTGTGGCCCTGGTGGCGGACGCGAAACAGCGATTCGATCACTCCAGGCTAACGGACTCGAAGTCCAAACCATTCAGGATGTCACTCCATTGCCACACAATGGTTGCCGACCTCCAAAGAAGCGACGCGTCTAA
- a CDS encoding DNA-directed RNA polymerase subunit alpha: MPHITTQELTNDYGKFVFEPLERGYGHTVGNSLRRVLLSSIQGAAVAAVKVGKVFHEFAPIPGVKEDTTELLLNLKDLAIAVEFEGAAPDELVLSINVKGPGRVTGADIVCPEGVTIVNPEVYIATVSDAKVTLDIELFVNWGSGYTLPEKQERYRGIIGILPTGSQFTPVKKVNYTVEPTRVGSRTDFERLVLDVWTNGAVPPNDAVTQAAQILVRSLQMFFELGKGNFDLDFADEESELPELSNVPEIKIEEMDFSQRTFNCLRRAGLLTLRHLAATTESDLTSIRGFGKKSLNEVRDKLAEHGLAIKPPKAGYRVVDFDDDEEDFD; the protein is encoded by the coding sequence ATGCCTCACATTACGACACAAGAACTGACAAACGACTACGGAAAGTTCGTTTTTGAACCGCTGGAACGCGGATACGGACACACTGTAGGTAACTCGTTGCGCCGAGTGCTGCTTAGCAGCATTCAAGGTGCAGCCGTGGCTGCAGTCAAGGTCGGCAAGGTCTTCCACGAATTCGCTCCAATTCCAGGAGTGAAAGAAGACACCACCGAGCTCTTGCTGAACCTGAAGGATTTGGCGATTGCCGTCGAATTCGAAGGCGCTGCTCCGGATGAGTTGGTTCTTTCCATCAATGTGAAAGGCCCAGGCCGCGTGACCGGTGCAGATATTGTCTGCCCAGAAGGCGTGACCATCGTTAACCCAGAGGTTTACATTGCGACCGTGAGTGACGCTAAAGTCACCCTCGATATCGAACTGTTTGTGAACTGGGGCAGCGGATACACCCTCCCAGAAAAGCAAGAGCGATACCGAGGCATCATTGGCATCTTGCCGACCGGGTCGCAGTTCACTCCTGTAAAGAAGGTCAATTATACTGTCGAGCCGACTCGTGTAGGAAGCCGAACTGACTTTGAGCGACTCGTCTTGGATGTTTGGACAAACGGTGCTGTACCGCCAAACGATGCTGTCACTCAAGCTGCACAAATTCTTGTTCGATCGTTGCAGATGTTCTTTGAACTTGGCAAGGGCAACTTTGATCTGGACTTCGCTGACGAAGAAAGCGAATTGCCAGAACTCTCAAACGTTCCTGAAATAAAGATCGAAGAGATGGATTTCTCGCAGCGAACCTTCAACTGCTTGCGACGCGCTGGATTGCTGACATTGCGACATCTGGCCGCCACAACCGAGAGCGACCTTACCAGCATTCGTGGCTTCGGTAAGAAATCGCTGAACGAAGTGCGCGACAAACTCGCTGAGCACGGCCTGGCGATCAAGCCACCAAAGGCAGGCTACCGAGTAGTTGATTTTGACGACGACGAAGAAGATTTCGATTAA
- the rplQ gene encoding 50S ribosomal protein L17: MNHKIDRRKLGLPSDQRRALLTNLTRQFIRHGYVRTTLGRAKELRRIVEKLITLAKDDSLQSRREARKILVGHSSSSKKPEKLLAGKTELEKMLILQERSLINGEDLVAHLFDVVAPRFRDRKGGYTRLTKTGLRRGDAAVTAVLELVD; this comes from the coding sequence ATGAATCATAAGATTGACCGACGTAAACTTGGACTGCCTAGCGATCAACGCCGCGCGCTGTTGACAAACTTGACGCGCCAGTTCATCCGACATGGCTATGTCCGAACAACCTTGGGCCGAGCAAAGGAACTTCGACGTATCGTCGAAAAGCTCATCACCTTGGCGAAGGATGATTCATTGCAGTCACGACGAGAAGCTCGAAAGATCCTCGTCGGACACAGCAGCAGCTCCAAGAAGCCAGAAAAATTGCTGGCCGGCAAAACCGAGCTCGAAAAGATGCTCATCTTGCAAGAGCGCAGCCTGATCAACGGCGAAGACCTCGTCGCTCACCTGTTCGACGTCGTGGCTCCTCGCTTCCGCGATCGAAAGGGTGGCTACACCAGGCTCACCAAGACCGGTTTGCGACGCGGCGATGCTGCAGTGACTGCCGTTCTCGAACTCGTAGACTAA
- the truA gene encoding tRNA pseudouridine(38-40) synthase TruA — MKRLQLIVAYDGTDFCGWAPQKDQRTVQSTLTDIVRQVSGEDCEIIGASRTDSGAHADYQVCHFDTNWKADPVQIPRILNNMLPQDIGIQKAKFVPDSFHSRFSAVDRTYRYRIRQSPRNPNISRFTHDYWKKLDLKAMQEASKCLVGVHDFRAFSEEVEPEANAIREIFEINVRGAGREIWIDIRGNAFMRGMMRRISGGLFEVGRGRRPGSDIAGLLDLERRETIHWPVVLPAKGLCLKNIRYGRHPRDFRSRYQQTDLTGEIPHLENK, encoded by the coding sequence CTGAAAAGACTTCAACTCATCGTCGCCTATGATGGCACTGACTTCTGTGGATGGGCCCCGCAGAAAGATCAACGAACGGTCCAAAGTACATTGACAGATATCGTGCGCCAGGTCTCGGGCGAAGATTGCGAGATCATCGGAGCAAGCCGCACCGATTCAGGAGCTCATGCTGATTACCAGGTGTGTCATTTCGACACGAACTGGAAAGCAGATCCTGTTCAGATTCCCAGAATCTTGAACAACATGCTCCCGCAAGATATCGGGATTCAAAAAGCAAAGTTCGTCCCGGACTCGTTCCATTCGAGATTTAGTGCGGTTGATCGAACATATCGCTATCGAATTCGGCAATCTCCTCGAAATCCAAATATCTCGCGGTTTACCCACGACTACTGGAAAAAGCTAGACCTAAAAGCTATGCAGGAAGCATCGAAGTGCTTGGTTGGAGTTCATGACTTCAGAGCATTTAGCGAGGAAGTCGAACCAGAAGCAAACGCAATTCGAGAGATTTTTGAGATCAATGTCCGAGGCGCCGGGAGAGAAATCTGGATCGACATTCGAGGAAACGCATTCATGCGAGGAATGATGCGCAGAATCAGTGGAGGACTCTTCGAAGTCGGCCGAGGTCGACGTCCAGGAAGCGACATCGCAGGATTGCTCGATTTGGAAAGGCGGGAAACCATCCATTGGCCGGTTGTCCTACCCGCGAAAGGACTTTGCCTCAAAAACATCCGCTAT